In Gimesia benthica, a single window of DNA contains:
- a CDS encoding ZIP family metal transporter: MSEFLKVLGLALLSALGNFGGGVIAEWLHPSQKTLNRALHAATGIILAVIAVEVIPKVLDKASTWLLALSFVAGGAAYLLLEAGIDRWQRSKPKGAGTGAWMVYTAVATDLLGDGLLIGAGSALSGQMGLVLALGQVLADIPEGFAVVANFREKGMGQTKRILISASFAVPVVAAAAFAYFALRGQGEAVKVDALVFVAGLYTLAAVEDMLRRPMRAPRTAAGLQLVSCSVLHFS, encoded by the coding sequence ATGAGTGAGTTCCTGAAAGTGCTTGGCCTTGCCCTTCTTTCGGCTTTGGGAAATTTTGGGGGAGGCGTGATCGCTGAGTGGTTACATCCTTCGCAGAAGACGCTTAACCGGGCATTGCACGCCGCGACGGGAATCATCTTAGCCGTTATCGCCGTCGAGGTGATCCCCAAGGTATTGGACAAAGCGTCGACTTGGTTGCTGGCACTGTCATTTGTCGCGGGAGGTGCGGCGTACTTGCTCCTGGAAGCTGGAATTGATCGCTGGCAACGGAGCAAACCCAAGGGAGCCGGCACGGGAGCCTGGATGGTGTACACGGCGGTCGCCACTGACTTGTTGGGCGACGGGCTTTTGATCGGCGCGGGCTCCGCCCTATCAGGCCAAATGGGGCTCGTCCTGGCACTAGGTCAGGTCTTGGCAGACATCCCGGAGGGCTTCGCAGTGGTCGCCAATTTTCGTGAGAAGGGCATGGGGCAGACGAAGCGGATTCTGATCTCCGCATCCTTTGCAGTACCCGTGGTAGCAGCAGCGGCGTTTGCGTACTTTGCGCTTCGCGGACAGGGAGAAGCTGTAAAAGTGGACGCCCTCGTCTTTGTGGCTGGCCTTTACACGCTCGCAGCCGTCGAGGACATGCTACGCAGGCCCATGAGAGCTCCGAGGACAGCCGCTGGTCTGCAGCTAGTTTCCTGCTCGGTTTTGCACTTTTCCTAG
- a CDS encoding fused MFS/spermidine synthase, which produces MSFMIVNPMTKKGDIRVETTQAADRWRSISDLKRQPDTFSYLIFFFSGVAALVYEISWSRQVGLLFGHTIQASAVVLSTYFAGMAVGYLVGAKWSLRVLPLLGYGVAELVVAAWACLIPFLLACSESHSFAAFLSSSSIGWQLTARVLFCFLLLLPATTALGITLPMMAEYLSRQRSRDMADPTNAGRVSLAYALNTAGALVGVLSATFFLLVVVGVRTSSYVAAVVSAACGVAAVLIAKKQKSRVERRASAGSGQSARDSQLSWFFVAALSGFGTLALEVLYTRMFSLVFHNSTYTFGMVVAVFLASLALGAALAARLQRRYRIEGLVGWSACSGALAVTFSVLTFVALTGLDYYDFGESFSQYISGALMLVILVVAPPITLLGMLLPLVWKAAGLGKRAGIVVGRLTAVNTISAALGAMAASFLLLPWLGLWQSFVLLAALFYVAGFVLLLRNGRLVWACGGALILVAVAMFALRSPVEINYGGTQLDEQLVRRWNSPYGWIDVVRDENTGSFRVRQNLHYRFGRTGDNAREYRQAHLPLLLHEQPQDVLFMGLGTGLTAGGAIPHREVKNAVAVELIPEVLEAARLLAEYNYGVVDHPKVDVCVDDARHYLLATDLRFDVIISDLFVPWESESGYLYTVEHYRVARDRLKPDGLFCQWLPLYQLGAREFELIADSFASVFPVTTIWWSEMDASKPVIALVGGDAPLELNADRLAERLTALERATTSSNQDLRTVEQFYDNYQGDWMPRNPSRLNTDEHPRVEFLTPISNRDRKMIVSLALLEYFDNVLSQLPSSAVALHTDGEPKSATARQRRAWQRLILFGGTIP; this is translated from the coding sequence ATGAGCTTTATGATCGTGAATCCAATGACGAAGAAGGGCGACATCAGAGTCGAAACGACTCAGGCTGCAGACCGCTGGCGAAGTATTTCAGACCTCAAACGTCAACCCGACACATTCAGCTATCTAATATTTTTCTTTTCTGGTGTGGCGGCGCTGGTTTACGAAATCTCTTGGTCGCGCCAGGTTGGGTTGTTGTTCGGCCACACCATTCAGGCTTCGGCGGTCGTGCTGTCGACCTATTTTGCGGGCATGGCGGTTGGTTATCTGGTCGGAGCCAAGTGGTCGTTGCGCGTGTTGCCGTTGTTGGGATATGGAGTCGCAGAACTGGTGGTCGCGGCCTGGGCTTGCTTGATTCCCTTTCTGCTGGCGTGCTCTGAATCACATTCGTTCGCTGCCTTTTTAAGCAGTTCGTCGATCGGCTGGCAATTGACGGCGAGAGTTCTCTTCTGTTTCTTGCTTCTGTTACCGGCGACTACCGCTTTGGGCATAACGCTGCCGATGATGGCGGAGTATCTTTCTCGGCAAAGAAGTCGCGACATGGCCGACCCGACAAATGCTGGCCGCGTGTCGCTGGCATACGCACTGAATACGGCCGGAGCGCTCGTGGGCGTCTTGTCCGCCACCTTCTTTCTATTGGTGGTAGTTGGCGTCCGCACCAGCAGCTATGTCGCGGCCGTCGTTTCCGCCGCGTGTGGCGTGGCCGCGGTCCTAATTGCCAAGAAACAAAAGTCAAGAGTCGAGAGACGAGCATCTGCCGGCTCTGGACAGTCGGCGCGCGACTCTCAGCTATCCTGGTTCTTCGTCGCCGCATTATCCGGCTTCGGAACATTAGCACTCGAGGTTCTCTACACGCGAATGTTCTCGCTGGTATTCCATAATAGCACCTATACATTTGGTATGGTTGTGGCAGTCTTCCTGGCATCACTTGCATTGGGCGCCGCTTTGGCAGCTCGGCTGCAACGACGCTACCGCATCGAGGGTCTGGTTGGATGGTCGGCGTGCTCGGGCGCATTAGCTGTGACGTTTTCTGTGCTCACGTTCGTCGCGCTGACCGGTCTCGATTATTACGATTTCGGCGAGTCGTTCTCCCAGTACATAAGCGGCGCACTGATGTTGGTGATCCTTGTGGTAGCTCCACCGATTACACTGCTCGGCATGTTGCTACCGCTGGTGTGGAAAGCGGCGGGACTTGGTAAGCGAGCAGGCATCGTGGTGGGCCGGTTGACGGCGGTCAACACAATTTCGGCCGCGTTGGGCGCGATGGCCGCGAGTTTTTTGCTATTGCCGTGGCTTGGACTGTGGCAGTCTTTTGTATTGTTGGCCGCGCTGTTTTACGTTGCCGGTTTTGTCTTACTATTGCGCAACGGCAGACTAGTCTGGGCATGTGGAGGGGCCTTGATACTCGTCGCTGTTGCGATGTTTGCGCTGCGTAGTCCCGTTGAAATCAACTATGGAGGCACACAACTTGACGAGCAACTCGTGCGTCGCTGGAATTCCCCCTACGGCTGGATTGACGTGGTGCGGGATGAGAACACGGGGTCATTCAGAGTAAGACAAAACTTGCACTACCGGTTTGGCAGAACTGGCGACAATGCCCGCGAGTACCGCCAGGCGCATCTCCCACTGCTGTTGCACGAGCAGCCGCAGGATGTGTTGTTTATGGGGCTTGGAACGGGCTTGACTGCGGGAGGCGCTATCCCGCACCGCGAAGTCAAAAATGCCGTCGCCGTCGAACTGATTCCGGAAGTACTAGAGGCAGCTCGGCTACTGGCGGAGTACAATTACGGGGTTGTTGACCATCCTAAGGTGGATGTCTGCGTCGATGATGCGCGACACTACCTGCTGGCCACAGACCTCCGTTTCGACGTCATCATCTCCGACTTGTTTGTGCCTTGGGAGAGCGAGTCCGGCTATCTGTACACGGTCGAGCACTACCGGGTGGCCCGCGATCGTCTGAAGCCAGACGGCTTGTTCTGCCAATGGCTGCCGCTCTACCAATTGGGCGCGCGCGAGTTTGAGCTGATCGCCGACAGCTTCGCCAGCGTATTTCCCGTCACGACGATTTGGTGGAGTGAGATGGACGCGTCCAAGCCGGTCATCGCCTTGGTGGGCGGCGACGCCCCGCTGGAACTTAACGCTGACCGGCTCGCCGAACGCCTTACGGCATTAGAGCGAGCGACCACGTCGTCCAACCAGGACTTACGCACTGTCGAGCAGTTCTACGACAACTATCAAGGCGACTGGATGCCGCGCAATCCGTCTCGGCTCAACACCGACGAGCATCCGCGTGTGGAGTTCCTGACGCCCATTTCCAACCGCGATCGCAAGATGATCGTTAGTCTCGCGCTGCTGGAATACTTCGATAATGTCTTGTCTCAACTCCCATCCAGCGCCGTAGCTTTGCACACTGATGGAGAACCAAAATCTGCCACCGCTCGGCAGCGTCGAGCCTGGCAGCGTCTTATCCTGTTTGGAGGAACCATTCCATGA
- a CDS encoding P-II family nitrogen regulator, translated as MKEVKAVFQPFMPKPVLEALQKVDHLPAATETEVDGYSVVHPDYTPKPKIILEFMVPDDIVDAIVQALQSGAHTGNLGDGCIFVIEVKLP; from the coding sequence ATGAAAGAAGTCAAAGCCGTATTTCAGCCGTTCATGCCCAAGCCGGTGCTGGAAGCACTGCAGAAAGTCGACCATCTTCCGGCCGCCACCGAGACGGAGGTCGACGGCTACAGTGTCGTGCATCCAGACTATACACCTAAGCCAAAGATCATACTGGAGTTTATGGTGCCCGACGACATTGTGGATGCCATCGTCCAAGCTCTTCAAAGCGGGGCACATACGGGCAATCTTGGCGACGGCTGCATTTTCGTAATCGAAGTGAAACTACCGTGA
- a CDS encoding cation:proton antiporter has protein sequence MIGLTVPGIFVFINQEQTTGSDQISSEQDESKSTPDARKSEHDESAHETSISPILLELAVIVGIAMLGRWLAESLRQSAVLGELLIGVVVGNVGFWLGLPLFIMVMHLGEVLPLFNEVWLTGSSVADAASKIFSEPQLAEGGSARRLVDIMTGPEGPRYVAMAFALWLFSELGVILLLFTVGLESKINEMLKVGWRALMVASVGVVSPFVLGLLMGMWLLPDAGSMVHIFLSATLCATSVGITARVFRDLGRLQTREAKIILGAAVIDDVLGLIILAVVVGIASTGQIDALEISRISLLSILFLGSVLLFGGRIVGWLIPFFAMLEKHHVKLLFPLALAFLLAWAASAIELAPIVGAFAAGLILSEEHFKKVSGHATMESLIAPLERIFAPVFFVLMGMQVNLLSFLDPTTLWLALAFSFAAIVGKLVCGLPAGRSSDRWSIGLGMIPRGEVGLIFASIGKGLGVVSGSVFSALVVMVIVTTLITPISLKWSLFRRP, from the coding sequence ATGATTGGCTTGACCGTCCCTGGAATCTTTGTGTTCATCAATCAGGAACAGACGACAGGTTCCGATCAGATAAGCAGCGAGCAGGATGAGAGCAAATCGACGCCTGACGCTCGCAAATCCGAGCATGACGAGTCGGCACACGAAACGTCGATTTCACCGATCCTGCTTGAGCTGGCGGTCATTGTTGGCATAGCAATGCTGGGGCGCTGGCTGGCCGAATCACTCCGGCAATCGGCCGTGCTGGGCGAGCTGCTGATTGGTGTCGTCGTGGGAAACGTCGGCTTCTGGCTGGGGCTGCCCTTGTTCATCATGGTGATGCATTTGGGCGAGGTCCTGCCCTTGTTCAACGAAGTCTGGTTGACAGGTAGTTCCGTGGCGGATGCCGCCAGCAAGATTTTCTCCGAGCCACAATTGGCAGAGGGCGGCAGCGCGCGTCGACTGGTCGACATCATGACTGGCCCGGAAGGACCTCGTTATGTCGCTATGGCCTTCGCGCTGTGGCTGTTTTCCGAATTGGGCGTGATCCTGCTGCTGTTCACGGTCGGCTTGGAATCGAAAATCAACGAGATGCTGAAGGTTGGCTGGCGGGCATTGATGGTCGCCAGCGTCGGCGTTGTCTCACCATTCGTGTTGGGACTATTGATGGGCATGTGGCTCTTGCCCGACGCCGGATCGATGGTCCACATCTTTCTCTCGGCCACGCTTTGCGCAACTAGTGTCGGCATTACAGCCCGCGTGTTTCGCGATCTGGGCAGATTGCAAACACGCGAAGCCAAAATCATTCTTGGAGCGGCAGTGATTGACGACGTGCTGGGACTGATCATCCTGGCGGTGGTCGTCGGCATCGCCTCGACGGGACAGATTGACGCGCTGGAAATCAGCCGCATCTCGCTATTGTCTATTCTGTTTCTTGGATCAGTACTCTTGTTTGGTGGAAGGATCGTCGGCTGGCTCATCCCGTTTTTTGCGATGCTGGAAAAACACCACGTTAAACTGCTGTTTCCCTTGGCCCTGGCATTCCTGCTGGCGTGGGCTGCCAGTGCCATCGAATTGGCGCCGATCGTCGGCGCGTTCGCGGCGGGCTTGATCCTAAGCGAAGAGCATTTCAAGAAAGTTTCCGGGCACGCGACGATGGAAAGTCTGATCGCTCCTCTGGAAAGAATCTTCGCGCCAGTCTTTTTCGTGCTGATGGGCATGCAAGTCAACCTACTATCGTTTCTTGATCCCACGACCCTTTGGCTGGCGTTGGCGTTCAGCTTCGCCGCGATTGTCGGCAAGCTGGTTTGCGGCTTGCCTGCCGGCCGTAGCAGCGACCGCTGGTCGATCGGCCTGGGAATGATCCCGCGCGGCGAAGTGGGGCTAATCTTCGCCAGCATTGGCAAGGGCTTGGGAGTCGTCAGCGGCTCAGTCTTTTCCGCCCTGGTCGTGATGGTTATCGTTACGACCTTAATTACACCGATCTCCTTAAAGTGGTCACTATTTCGTCGTCCCTGA
- a CDS encoding IS5 family transposase, whose protein sequence is MVRRHELTATQWEAIQEYLPGKASDPGRTAVDNRLFVNAVLFALKTGIPWEDLPGRYGKPNTVWKRFDRWCAKGAWEQVFRALGEEELEQEPAEVHLDSSIIKAHQTASTGRREPTEKK, encoded by the coding sequence ATGGTCAGGCGTCATGAGCTTACTGCTACTCAGTGGGAAGCGATTCAGGAATATTTGCCAGGCAAGGCGAGCGATCCGGGACGCACTGCGGTGGATAACCGGCTCTTTGTTAACGCAGTTCTGTTTGCTCTGAAGACCGGAATTCCGTGGGAAGATCTCCCCGGGCGGTATGGCAAACCGAATACTGTCTGGAAACGGTTTGATCGCTGGTGTGCGAAGGGAGCTTGGGAGCAGGTCTTTCGAGCCCTTGGTGAGGAAGAACTGGAACAGGAACCCGCAGAAGTTCATCTCGATTCGTCGATCATCAAGGCACACCAGACCGCTTCGACTGGCCGCCGGGAACCCACTGAAAAAAAGTGA
- a CDS encoding transposase, producing MRKNWNRNPQKFISIRRSSRHTRPLRLAAGNPLKKSDADERRCLGRSRGGLTTKIHAVTGECGKLVHFLLTAGQRGDAPQGERLLENIKPGEVGVIVADTAYDSDSIRQHGRRLKAKVCI from the coding sequence GTGAGGAAGAACTGGAACAGGAACCCGCAGAAGTTCATCTCGATTCGTCGATCATCAAGGCACACCAGACCGCTTCGACTGGCCGCCGGGAACCCACTGAAAAAAAGTGATGCCGACGAACGACGCTGTCTCGGCCGAAGTCGCGGAGGATTGACAACAAAAATCCACGCCGTCACTGGTGAGTGTGGGAAATTAGTTCATTTTCTGCTCACTGCCGGGCAACGAGGTGATGCTCCACAAGGCGAACGACTTCTTGAGAATATTAAGCCAGGAGAGGTAGGCGTCATCGTGGCAGATACCGCTTATGACTCCGATTCGATTCGCCAGCATGGCAGGCGGTTGAAAGCAAAAGTTTGCATCTAA
- a CDS encoding transposase — translation MKRFDWMIYKHRNQTEQFFGRIKRCRRVATRYEKKATDFAGFIWLEALVTDII, via the coding sequence ATGAAGCGATTTGACTGGATGATCTACAAACATCGCAACCAGACTGAACAGTTCTTTGGCAGAATCAAACGCTGCCGACGTGTGGCGACTCGTTACGAGAAAAAAGCCACCGACTTCGCCGGCTTCATCTGGCTGGAAGCACTCGTTACCGATATCATTTGA
- a CDS encoding IS110 family RNA-guided transposase has product MSPVDRLMLDSQLRQITQVNQELEIVDQRLVEIARNDSRVRLLMTLPGVSHVVAVGLLAAIGDIERFCDGNHAASYLGLVPSTRQSGNKCYHGRITKMGNPHCRWLLTQACQHVSRHPGPLGAFYRRLVKRKPRQVAIMALARKLVTIAWQMLKQNEPYRYAKPMLMAKKFTDLDRKYRQEQRRTPSAARAKAGDGLTAVYDEIGFTDSLSLDQVPDGERRMLIEKDVMMFVEELYRPVKKDKSTRSDK; this is encoded by the coding sequence TTGTCTCCCGTCGACCGACTGATGCTGGACAGTCAGCTTCGGCAAATCACCCAGGTCAACCAGGAACTCGAGATTGTCGATCAGCGTCTCGTTGAGATCGCTCGAAATGATTCCAGAGTCCGGCTCCTGATGACACTTCCTGGAGTGAGCCATGTCGTTGCTGTGGGACTACTGGCTGCGATCGGTGATATTGAGCGTTTCTGTGATGGCAATCATGCCGCTTCTTATCTGGGACTCGTGCCATCAACACGACAGTCAGGAAATAAGTGCTATCACGGAAGAATTACAAAGATGGGAAATCCCCACTGCCGCTGGCTGCTGACTCAGGCCTGCCAGCATGTATCGCGTCACCCAGGTCCACTGGGAGCATTCTATCGCCGGCTGGTGAAACGCAAACCACGTCAGGTAGCAATCATGGCTTTAGCACGAAAACTGGTAACCATCGCCTGGCAGATGCTCAAACAGAATGAACCTTACCGATATGCCAAACCTATGCTGATGGCAAAAAAGTTCACGGATCTGGATCGTAAGTATCGGCAGGAACAACGAAGAACTCCTTCGGCTGCGAGAGCGAAGGCAGGAGATGGTCTGACGGCAGTCTACGACGAAATTGGATTCACGGATTCATTATCCCTGGATCAAGTTCCCGACGGAGAACGCCGCATGTTAATTGAAAAGGATGTGATGATGTTTGTTGAAGAACTGTACCGCCCAGTCAAGAAAGATAAATCTACTCGATCAGACAAATAG
- a CDS encoding IS110 family transposase — protein MMRYIGLDVHKHFIEVCITDRKGKILERGKVNCQREVLLEFATKKLRKHDRVALEATTNTWAVVDLIRPHVKQVVVGNPMKTRAIAEAKIKTDKVDAEVLAHLLRCDYLPSVWQPDEPTQTRRALLTHRNGLMSRRGRHMNRVQSMLARLMIKPPCKYLWSKTGVA, from the coding sequence ATGATGCGGTATATAGGGCTGGATGTTCACAAACACTTTATTGAGGTTTGTATAACGGACCGAAAAGGAAAGATTCTGGAACGGGGCAAAGTGAATTGTCAGCGTGAAGTCCTGCTGGAATTCGCAACAAAGAAACTCCGGAAGCATGATCGAGTGGCCCTGGAAGCAACTACAAATACGTGGGCCGTTGTCGACCTGATCCGTCCCCACGTAAAACAGGTCGTTGTCGGAAACCCGATGAAGACCAGGGCGATCGCAGAAGCAAAAATCAAGACTGATAAAGTCGATGCTGAAGTATTGGCCCATCTTCTGCGTTGTGACTACCTGCCGTCTGTCTGGCAACCAGACGAACCAACTCAAACGCGGCGTGCTCTGTTAACGCACCGTAATGGCCTGATGAGTCGACGAGGACGCCATATGAACCGCGTCCAGTCAATGCTCGCGCGGTTAATGATCAAGCCTCCCTGCAAGTACCTGTGGTCAAAAACTGGGGTTGCTTAG
- a CDS encoding sigma-70 family RNA polymerase sigma factor — protein sequence MPYAKLADEFDVTPPTARAAVEYYLETHPEAKDNVKLQCGGKRPPKFDLSKIGPEARPLWESGWSKLKLAGEFDCSPPTIDKALEWSYAQDGLSMPTKEELQKAISVKARKLLDEGNSLEEISEIMDCSDVTVRRYLKMSFEAEGKTMPDLRRKSSGA from the coding sequence TTGCCGTATGCTAAACTGGCTGATGAATTCGACGTCACACCTCCCACGGCGCGGGCAGCTGTTGAATACTATCTGGAGACACATCCTGAAGCAAAAGATAATGTCAAGCTTCAGTGCGGCGGAAAGCGGCCTCCCAAGTTTGATCTCTCTAAAATAGGTCCTGAAGCGCGACCTTTATGGGAATCCGGTTGGTCAAAGTTAAAACTGGCAGGAGAGTTTGACTGCTCTCCTCCTACCATCGACAAGGCTTTGGAATGGAGTTACGCGCAGGATGGTCTTTCTATGCCGACGAAGGAAGAGCTGCAGAAAGCGATATCTGTAAAGGCTCGTAAATTACTTGACGAAGGTAATTCTCTGGAAGAAATAAGTGAGATAATGGATTGTTCTGATGTCACAGTCCGCCGTTATTTGAAAATGTCCTTCGAAGCGGAAGGTAAGACCATGCCTGACCTGCGCCGTAAATCTTCGGGAGCATAA
- a CDS encoding recombinase family protein: MIRSQYDFRKSINYIRYGRMSDPNQNPSSPDQQFTTIDLALGRCGYNHWNHLADYRDDGISGRLLRKRLGYQKMLFDIKSGVISPDVILVDDIDRFGRVDDLKEIRRDLYNKYGVLILDAKSYFGDPNTPQGRIYNSMEEIRAVEEGKTKAHRVFRGKRDAISQGRWSGGKPPFGYQLETRQEDANGHSHSYSIIVPDPETARTIVLLFRKADETGWGQDRLCKFLNNHEEVSEHQKPFHGSTVGSWLDNEIYIGKMVWPKVTTDIISDCRVIEKIPVEEQLCIDDYCTPIVEHDVFDRVRRIRKARGQLRKAALAETTPQSDKQIKAPAPGMTLSYLLTGLVRCGHCNRSMVPNSGGRYVTKDNEIRKYTSYACPGHKAGICSNKKTIPEKWLRQMVVDAIKSRLFPSS; this comes from the coding sequence ATGATTAGATCACAGTATGACTTCAGGAAATCAATCAACTACATTCGCTACGGTCGTATGAGCGACCCTAACCAGAACCCTTCAAGTCCAGATCAGCAATTTACTACTATCGATCTTGCATTGGGAAGATGTGGATACAACCATTGGAATCATCTGGCAGATTATCGTGACGATGGTATTTCAGGGCGGTTGCTCAGAAAACGGCTTGGTTACCAGAAAATGCTTTTTGATATCAAATCAGGCGTTATCAGTCCTGATGTCATCCTGGTTGATGATATTGACCGATTTGGAAGAGTGGACGACCTGAAAGAGATCCGTCGTGATTTGTATAACAAATATGGGGTGTTGATCCTGGATGCAAAATCCTATTTTGGAGATCCCAACACTCCTCAAGGACGTATTTACAATTCTATGGAAGAAATACGCGCCGTCGAAGAAGGAAAAACAAAAGCTCATCGTGTTTTCAGAGGTAAACGGGATGCAATTTCGCAAGGTCGCTGGTCAGGTGGTAAACCCCCATTTGGTTATCAACTCGAAACCCGTCAAGAAGACGCCAATGGTCATTCTCACTCTTACAGTATTATCGTTCCTGATCCTGAAACGGCAAGGACCATAGTATTACTATTCCGGAAGGCTGATGAGACCGGTTGGGGACAAGACCGCTTATGCAAATTTCTCAATAATCATGAGGAAGTGTCAGAGCATCAAAAACCGTTTCATGGTTCCACTGTAGGTTCATGGCTTGATAATGAAATTTACATTGGAAAAATGGTTTGGCCCAAGGTCACAACAGACATCATCAGTGATTGTCGAGTCATTGAAAAGATCCCTGTCGAAGAACAGCTGTGTATCGATGACTATTGCACGCCAATTGTGGAACACGATGTATTTGATCGAGTTAGGCGAATAAGAAAAGCTCGGGGACAGTTACGGAAAGCTGCACTGGCTGAAACCACACCGCAATCGGACAAGCAAATCAAAGCGCCTGCTCCCGGTATGACACTTAGTTATTTATTGACAGGTCTGGTTCGCTGTGGTCATTGCAACAGGTCTATGGTTCCGAATAGTGGAGGACGATATGTCACGAAGGATAATGAAATACGCAAATATACGTCTTACGCTTGCCCAGGGCATAAGGCCGGGATCTGTTCCAACAAGAAAACGATTCCGGAGAAGTGGCTTCGTCAAATGGTAGTAGATGCCATCAAGAGCCGTCTGTTTCCATCATCCTGA
- a CDS encoding tyrosine-type recombinase/integrase: MMVRKKDDIQPEDFSQKQVEADTKSSTWCEKYKTKHRWIRIEKFPDGIDPPQKVRIYRQNDYFRLQFWDPAAKKNLTERVDGDLVTAIFRAREIEERLKHFRSSGLGRGKLKHQSLLDLYQSHLQRRADAGEIAPKTVRRYASALEHYHTFIQQPLITTAYPSITNVNRDLVLQFQTYLKNLQVSSNGHPNTQKQTMSSADYVLDVVRGMYIWAADPDRGNLMPSGFRNPFQGKVRQSASVAPDLFGEPDITILMVVDFLKKCDSYQLHLFVLLIFYGLRASEPCFLFRENLTSDGWLKVICLPQISYTTKGRRDKRLPLLEPIRAILEGGSENTETGLLIRRRAVFEGSEQPPLLDQSLEQLTKEYSRRCQKTANLTAEQGMQIRDQLLHDAGGIKYDHIENEFHRLAGQLSWPAKATLKDFRHLFSTAMMNAGMPEYYRKYLMGHAVSKAAITNYTHLDQLRERYLEASQRQFQPIIAAVTKRKAELKSAAEASVRSTFPEMDQAPGSTRLRAG; the protein is encoded by the coding sequence ATGATGGTTCGTAAAAAAGACGACATCCAACCAGAAGACTTTTCCCAGAAACAGGTAGAAGCTGATACGAAAAGTTCGACCTGGTGTGAGAAATATAAAACCAAGCATCGCTGGATTCGTATCGAGAAATTCCCGGACGGGATCGATCCACCTCAAAAGGTACGCATTTATAGACAAAACGACTACTTTCGGCTTCAGTTCTGGGACCCTGCTGCAAAGAAAAACCTCACAGAACGGGTCGACGGTGATCTGGTGACCGCTATCTTTCGCGCCCGGGAAATTGAGGAACGCCTCAAACACTTCCGCTCATCTGGTCTGGGGAGAGGGAAACTGAAGCACCAGAGTCTTCTGGACCTCTATCAAAGTCACTTACAACGTCGAGCCGATGCCGGTGAAATCGCTCCGAAAACAGTCAGACGATACGCTTCAGCTCTGGAACATTATCATACTTTTATTCAACAACCACTGATAACGACGGCATACCCATCTATCACTAATGTCAATCGTGATTTGGTTTTACAGTTTCAAACATACTTAAAGAATTTGCAGGTTTCTTCCAATGGGCATCCCAACACGCAGAAGCAGACAATGTCCTCGGCTGATTACGTACTGGATGTGGTCCGGGGGATGTATATCTGGGCGGCCGACCCGGATCGTGGAAATCTGATGCCATCAGGCTTCCGAAATCCCTTTCAGGGAAAAGTTCGTCAGTCGGCTTCGGTTGCCCCTGATCTGTTCGGAGAGCCCGACATTACAATTCTGATGGTGGTTGATTTTTTGAAAAAGTGCGACAGCTACCAACTTCACCTGTTTGTGTTATTGATTTTTTATGGTCTGAGGGCTTCGGAACCGTGCTTTCTTTTCCGAGAAAACCTGACTTCAGATGGATGGTTAAAGGTGATTTGCCTACCTCAAATCAGTTATACGACAAAAGGCAGGCGTGATAAGAGGTTACCTTTGCTGGAACCGATCCGGGCGATTCTGGAGGGTGGCTCTGAAAATACAGAAACAGGATTGTTGATTCGGCGTCGTGCTGTTTTTGAAGGTTCTGAACAGCCGCCTTTATTGGATCAATCGCTGGAGCAGTTAACAAAAGAATATTCGCGCCGTTGTCAGAAGACTGCAAATCTCACTGCAGAGCAAGGAATGCAGATACGGGATCAGTTGCTCCACGACGCAGGTGGGATTAAATACGACCATATTGAGAATGAGTTTCATCGCCTGGCTGGCCAGCTATCCTGGCCAGCCAAGGCAACTCTCAAAGATTTCCGTCATCTATTCAGCACGGCCATGATGAATGCCGGGATGCCAGAATATTATCGGAAGTACTTGATGGGACATGCTGTCAGCAAGGCAGCAATTACCAATTACACCCATCTCGACCAGTTACGGGAACGTTACCTGGAAGCCAGTCAACGACAGTTCCAGCCAATTATAGCTGCGGTAACAAAACGCAAAGCAGAACTGAAATCAGCGGCTGAAGCTTCAGTACGTTCTACATTTCCGGAGATGGATCAGGCCCCAGGATCAACTCGCTTGCGAGCAGGCTGA